From the Candidatus Nitrosotenuis uzonensis genome, the window GCAGTGGCAAGCCTTGGATTATTCATAATGTTCGGTGGAGAAATTAACACACTTTACAATTATCTCATCAATCCAAAATACGAGGTAGAGCCTGAACCGCAAATACTAATGTACATCTCAATTGGGGCCGCACCTGCAATGAGCGTTGCTGGCACTGCATTCTTTCTCTCAAAGAGGTATGGCTCCAGACCTGTTGGCTCGCTGATAATAGCTGGAGGCGTAGCACTATTTGCAGGCATGTATCATGCTAATACGCTTGTGCCTCAAATAGACAAAAACTATGTTGTGTTTGCAGTGGAGATAATTCCACCACTGTTCATGGCAGTTTCGTTTGCCGTGATGGGAGTTGGCGCTTGGCTACTGAAGACAAGACCTCGGCCTGTCAAAGAATATTTCTAGTGATCAAAGCGCATTCCATACGAATGGGCCTTAAAACCAATCTTCTCGTAAAACGGTTTTACCTTCCTGTCGCAATCAAGAATGGTCTTGTAGCATCCCTTGGACTTTGCGTACATGAGGGCTGATCTGATAATCTTCTCGCCTATTCCAAGGCCCTGCATCTGCTTTGCCACCACGACATCCTCAATATGCCCTACCTTGCCACCATTATGAATGAACTTTTGCTCTATTATCAGCGTGGTCGAGCCGACAATCATGCCGTCCTTTTCGGCAACGAAAATCACATGATCTGGGTTTGATGCTATCTTTTTTAAAATCGCATCCGCACGCCCCCTGCTAATATTGCTTGCAGTACGAAGGCTGTCAAGTGACTCTAGGAACCCCTTCTGCAGGTCAGAGCGTCTTATTTTTCGTATAACTAATTTAGATCTTGCCAAGTTTTTCACGGAACTGCTCGTATGCCTTCTTGTACGATGCCTTGTCTCCTATGTCGATAAACCCATTCTTTGCAATAAAACTGCCTACAATTTTCTTTCTTGCAAGTGCCTTCTTTATTACATCATCCATGCCAAACGGCCTGCTCTGCGGTATGAGTGAGAATACGCCGGGTTCCATAACATAGCATCCTATGTTTATGTTGGCAGTTATCTCTGGTTTTTCGTTCCATGCAGTGACTCTGCCGTTCTTTGCAGTCTCTATGACTCCATACTTTATGTTGGTTTTGTATTTGTGGAGACTCATCGTTATGAATGCATTTTTCGATTTATGCTGATTTATCATCTGCCTTAGGTTAAAGTTGAAAATGGAATCACCGTACACGCAAACAAAAGTGTCGTTGATAAACGGTTCAGCCGTCTTTAGCTGGCCTGCTGTAGCAAGAGGCCTGTCTGCGACGGCATATTCTATCTTGACTCCAAACCTCCCACCGTCCTCAAAATAGTCCTCGATGGTCTTTCTTAGGTAGCTCACGCAAAGCACCATGTCTGTTATCTTGTTACGCCTTATCCAGGAAATCAGGTGCTCAAGGAGCGGCTTTTCTCCAAGTGGCAGCATGGGCTTTGGAAGGAACGTAGTGTACGGCTGCAGCCTAGTGCCAAGGCCTCCTGCTAAAATTACTGCCTTCACAGCACTTATGATGCTGCTGGGTATTTATGTTAAATTACAAAATTATGCTCACTTGGAATCTAGAACTTTGAGCTTGGCAAGCACATTACTAGGACTGGTTCCAAACACTATGATCATGGGCTCCTTTCCCACATCGCCTGTATGATACACGGCATCAGGGGCAGTATCAAGATTCCTGATTGCGTTTTTAATCCCCCACAGTATGGTGTGGTTCTCAGCTTTCTTTGTTCTTGCCGGCTCTTTTTTCCTATCATATCTTGCAACCTTGTATCCTGCACCAACAAATCTATCCACCGTCTTTGCATCATATTTTATATTGAGAGCCGCCCTTACATGCGGGAATTTTTCTTGCATTGCCATCACGGCGGACGCAACATGCCTTGAGCCACCATATTCTAACCTGCCTGCCAGTGTTACACTATATCCTGTCCTCACTATCCTGCCTGCAACTCCTATGATGTCGTCAACTGAAGACGCGCCTATCTTTGCATAAACAAAATTTGTCTGAACTTCTGGTATGAGTCGCCACGCGTCAGGGATACTCTGGAATCTCCTTATCGCGCCGGCAAGCCTGTGCATCATAACATCATCTGGCAGAGCTATCCTGACGCCTCTGCCGATGGCCTTGGCTGAGCGGATTGCCCCAATGGTAAATGACTTGGCTTGTCTTGCCGCAGTAAAAAGATCCTTCTTGTTTCCAAGCCAATACGCAAGCGCAAACGAAAAATTGCATCCGCTTCCATGGGTCTGCCAGTCTATCTTGCGGCCCGTAACTATGGCCTCCATCCCATCTTGGTATACGTAATCAATTATCTTGTTTTTCTCAAACTCGCATCCTGTTATTATCACACTTTTGGCTCCCATTTCCGTGATCTTTTTTGCTGTGTCTTTTGCGCTCTTCAGATCTGTTATTCTTGTGCCTGCTAGCACCTCGGCCTCCGCCACGTTTGGCGTAATCGCGGTCGCAAGCGGAACAAG encodes:
- a CDS encoding GNAT family N-acetyltransferase codes for the protein MARSKLVIRKIRRSDLQKGFLESLDSLRTASNISRGRADAILKKIASNPDHVIFVAEKDGMIVGSTTLIIEQKFIHNGGKVGHIEDVVVAKQMQGLGIGEKIIRSALMYAKSKGCYKTILDCDRKVKPFYEKIGFKAHSYGMRFDH
- the thiD gene encoding bifunctional hydroxymethylpyrimidine kinase/phosphomethylpyrimidine kinase; protein product: MNVLAIGGSDPSSGAGIQSDIRAAAALGAYCFGVVTAVTSQNSAKFFDVQPVSARTLRMQIDSIISDFAVDAVSIGMVYDSGAIRQIRSALTGMTSPIVIDPVIRSTTGGVLLKKSALAAYRKYLVPLATAITPNVAEAEVLAGTRITDLKSAKDTAKKITEMGAKSVIITGCEFEKNKIIDYVYQDGMEAIVTGRKIDWQTHGSGCNFSFALAYWLGNKKDLFTAARQAKSFTIGAIRSAKAIGRGVRIALPDDVMMHRLAGAIRRFQSIPDAWRLIPEVQTNFVYAKIGASSVDDIIGVAGRIVRTGYSVTLAGRLEYGGSRHVASAVMAMQEKFPHVRAALNIKYDAKTVDRFVGAGYKVARYDRKKEPARTKKAENHTILWGIKNAIRNLDTAPDAVYHTGDVGKEPMIIVFGTSPSNVLAKLKVLDSK
- a CDS encoding nucleotidyltransferase family protein, whose protein sequence is MKAVILAGGLGTRLQPYTTFLPKPMLPLGEKPLLEHLISWIRRNKITDMVLCVSYLRKTIEDYFEDGGRFGVKIEYAVADRPLATAGQLKTAEPFINDTFVCVYGDSIFNFNLRQMINQHKSKNAFITMSLHKYKTNIKYGVIETAKNGRVTAWNEKPEITANINIGCYVMEPGVFSLIPQSRPFGMDDVIKKALARKKIVGSFIAKNGFIDIGDKASYKKAYEQFREKLGKI